Proteins encoded in a region of the Oncorhynchus gorbuscha isolate QuinsamMale2020 ecotype Even-year linkage group LG16, OgorEven_v1.0, whole genome shotgun sequence genome:
- the LOC123999088 gene encoding arrestin red cell isoform X1: MGDKAGTRVFKKSSPNCKVTVYLGKRDFVDHLDQVDPVDGVILVDPEYLKDRKVFVTLTCAFRYGREDLDVLGLSFRKDLYISTFQAFPPIAEERKANSRLQERLLKKLGQQAHPFYFTIPQNLPCSVTLQPGPEDTGKACGVDFEIRAFCAKSIEEKIHKRNSVRLVIRKVQYAPEKPGPQPMVETTRSFLMSDRSLHLEASLDKELYYHGEPISVNVHVTNNSTKTVKRLKISVRQYADICLFSTAQYKCPVAQVEADDQVSSSSTFCKVYTLTPTLDKNREKRGLALDGKLKHEDTNLASSTIVKDVTNKEVLGILVSYRVKVKLVISRGGLLSGVLERDVSVELPFVLMHPKPTELPISRPQSAVPYSDPPIDTNLIEFETNSFSQDDDFVFEDFARLRLKGMADDKDDDC; encoded by the exons ATGGGGGATAAGGCCGGCACCAG AGTCTTTAAGAAGTCAAGCCCCAACTGCAAG GTCACAGTATACCTGGGAAAGAGAGACTTTGTGGATCACCTTGACCAGGTGGACCCAGTCG ATGGTGTGATCCTAGTGGACCCTGAGTATCTGAAAGACAGGAAAG TGTTTGTGACCCTGACGTGTGCGTTCCGCTACGGCCGTGAGGACCTGGACGTGCTGGGCCTGTCTTTCCGGAAAGATCTGTACATCTCCACCTTCCAGGCCTTCCCCCCCATCGCAGAGGAACGCAAAGCCAACAGCCGCCTGCAGGAGAGACTACTGAAGAAACTGGGCCAGCAGGCACACCCCTTCTACTTCACT ATTCCCCAGAACCTGCCGTGCTCAGTCACCTTACAGCCAGGACCAGAGGACACAGGGAAG GCATGTGGGGTTGACTTTGAGATCAGAGCGTTCTGTGCCAAATCGATAGAGGAGAAGATTCACAAACG gaaCTCTGTGCGGCTGGTGATCCGTAAGGTGCAGTATGCCCCAGAGAAGCCTGGGCCTCAGCCCATGGTGGAGACCACACGGAGCTTCCTCATGTCGGACCGCTCACTACACCTGGAGGCCTCTCTGGATAAAGAGCTCTACTACCATGGAGAACCCATCAGCGTGAACGTTCATGTCACCAACAACTCTACCAAGACTGTCAAAAGACTCAAAATCTCAG TGCGACAGTATGCTGATATCTGTCTGTTCAGTACGGCTCAGTACAAGTGTCCAGTGGCTCAGGTGGAGGCAGA TGACCAGGTGTCGTCTAGCTCTACGTTCTGTAAGGTGTACACCCTCACACCCACGCTAGACAAGAACCGAGAGAAGAGAGGCCTTGCCCTGGACGGAAAGCTCAAACACGAGGACACCAACCTGGCCTCCAGCACCAT tgttaaGGATGTGACTAACAAGGAGGTTCTTGGAATCCTGGTGTCCTACAGGGTCAAAGTCAAACTGGTAATATCTCGTGGAGG GCTGCTGAGTGGCGTGTTAGAAAG AGATGTGTCGGTGGAGCTGCCCTTCGTCTTAATGCACCCTAAACCCACAGAACTGCCCATATCCCGCCCACAGTCAG CTGTGCCGTATTCGGACCCTCCCATCGACACCAACCTGATAGAATTTGAAACAAA TAGTTTCTCCCAAGACGACGACTTTGTGTTCGAGGACTTTGCTCGCCTGCGGCTCAAAGGAATGGCTGACGACAAGGACGACGACTGCTAG
- the LOC123999088 gene encoding arrestin red cell isoform X3, whose amino-acid sequence MGDKAGTRVFKKSSPNCKVTVYLGKRDFVDHLDQVDPVDGVILVDPEYLKDRKVFVTLTCAFRYGREDLDVLGLSFRKDLYISTFQAFPPIAEERKANSRLQERLLKKLGQQAHPFYFTIPQNLPCSVTLQPGPEDTGKACGVDFEIRAFCAKSIEEKIHKRNSVRLVIRKVQYAPEKPGPQPMVETTRSFLMSDRSLHLEASLDKELYYHGEPISVNVHVTNNSTKTVKRLKISVRQYADICLFSTAQYKCPVAQVEADDQVSSSSTFCKVYTLTPTLDKNREKRGLALDGKLKHEDTNLASSTIVKDVTNKEVLGILVSYRVKVKLVISRGGDVSVELPFVLMHPKPTELPISRPQSAVPYSDPPIDTNLIEFETNSFSQDDDFVFEDFARLRLKGMADDKDDDC is encoded by the exons ATGGGGGATAAGGCCGGCACCAG AGTCTTTAAGAAGTCAAGCCCCAACTGCAAG GTCACAGTATACCTGGGAAAGAGAGACTTTGTGGATCACCTTGACCAGGTGGACCCAGTCG ATGGTGTGATCCTAGTGGACCCTGAGTATCTGAAAGACAGGAAAG TGTTTGTGACCCTGACGTGTGCGTTCCGCTACGGCCGTGAGGACCTGGACGTGCTGGGCCTGTCTTTCCGGAAAGATCTGTACATCTCCACCTTCCAGGCCTTCCCCCCCATCGCAGAGGAACGCAAAGCCAACAGCCGCCTGCAGGAGAGACTACTGAAGAAACTGGGCCAGCAGGCACACCCCTTCTACTTCACT ATTCCCCAGAACCTGCCGTGCTCAGTCACCTTACAGCCAGGACCAGAGGACACAGGGAAG GCATGTGGGGTTGACTTTGAGATCAGAGCGTTCTGTGCCAAATCGATAGAGGAGAAGATTCACAAACG gaaCTCTGTGCGGCTGGTGATCCGTAAGGTGCAGTATGCCCCAGAGAAGCCTGGGCCTCAGCCCATGGTGGAGACCACACGGAGCTTCCTCATGTCGGACCGCTCACTACACCTGGAGGCCTCTCTGGATAAAGAGCTCTACTACCATGGAGAACCCATCAGCGTGAACGTTCATGTCACCAACAACTCTACCAAGACTGTCAAAAGACTCAAAATCTCAG TGCGACAGTATGCTGATATCTGTCTGTTCAGTACGGCTCAGTACAAGTGTCCAGTGGCTCAGGTGGAGGCAGA TGACCAGGTGTCGTCTAGCTCTACGTTCTGTAAGGTGTACACCCTCACACCCACGCTAGACAAGAACCGAGAGAAGAGAGGCCTTGCCCTGGACGGAAAGCTCAAACACGAGGACACCAACCTGGCCTCCAGCACCAT tgttaaGGATGTGACTAACAAGGAGGTTCTTGGAATCCTGGTGTCCTACAGGGTCAAAGTCAAACTGGTAATATCTCGTGGAGG AGATGTGTCGGTGGAGCTGCCCTTCGTCTTAATGCACCCTAAACCCACAGAACTGCCCATATCCCGCCCACAGTCAG CTGTGCCGTATTCGGACCCTCCCATCGACACCAACCTGATAGAATTTGAAACAAA TAGTTTCTCCCAAGACGACGACTTTGTGTTCGAGGACTTTGCTCGCCTGCGGCTCAAAGGAATGGCTGACGACAAGGACGACGACTGCTAG
- the LOC123999088 gene encoding arrestin red cell isoform X2: protein MGDKAGTRVFKKSSPNCKVTVYLGKRDFVDHLDQVDPVDGVILVDPEYLKDRKVFVTLTCAFRYGREDLDVLGLSFRKDLYISTFQAFPPIAEERKANSRLQERLLKKLGQQAHPFYFTIPQNLPCSVTLQPGPEDTGKACGVDFEIRAFCAKSIEEKIHKRNSVRLVIRKVQYAPEKPGPQPMVETTRSFLMSDRSLHLEASLDKELYYHGEPISVNVHVTNNSTKTVKRLKISVRQYADICLFSTAQYKCPVAQVEADDQVSSSSTFCKVYTLTPTLDKNREKRGLALDGKLKHEDTNLASSTIVKDVTNKEVLGILVSYRVKVKLVISRGGLLSGVLERDVSVELPFVLMHPKPTELPISRPQSAVPYSDPPIDTNLIEFETNFSQDDDFVFEDFARLRLKGMADDKDDDC, encoded by the exons ATGGGGGATAAGGCCGGCACCAG AGTCTTTAAGAAGTCAAGCCCCAACTGCAAG GTCACAGTATACCTGGGAAAGAGAGACTTTGTGGATCACCTTGACCAGGTGGACCCAGTCG ATGGTGTGATCCTAGTGGACCCTGAGTATCTGAAAGACAGGAAAG TGTTTGTGACCCTGACGTGTGCGTTCCGCTACGGCCGTGAGGACCTGGACGTGCTGGGCCTGTCTTTCCGGAAAGATCTGTACATCTCCACCTTCCAGGCCTTCCCCCCCATCGCAGAGGAACGCAAAGCCAACAGCCGCCTGCAGGAGAGACTACTGAAGAAACTGGGCCAGCAGGCACACCCCTTCTACTTCACT ATTCCCCAGAACCTGCCGTGCTCAGTCACCTTACAGCCAGGACCAGAGGACACAGGGAAG GCATGTGGGGTTGACTTTGAGATCAGAGCGTTCTGTGCCAAATCGATAGAGGAGAAGATTCACAAACG gaaCTCTGTGCGGCTGGTGATCCGTAAGGTGCAGTATGCCCCAGAGAAGCCTGGGCCTCAGCCCATGGTGGAGACCACACGGAGCTTCCTCATGTCGGACCGCTCACTACACCTGGAGGCCTCTCTGGATAAAGAGCTCTACTACCATGGAGAACCCATCAGCGTGAACGTTCATGTCACCAACAACTCTACCAAGACTGTCAAAAGACTCAAAATCTCAG TGCGACAGTATGCTGATATCTGTCTGTTCAGTACGGCTCAGTACAAGTGTCCAGTGGCTCAGGTGGAGGCAGA TGACCAGGTGTCGTCTAGCTCTACGTTCTGTAAGGTGTACACCCTCACACCCACGCTAGACAAGAACCGAGAGAAGAGAGGCCTTGCCCTGGACGGAAAGCTCAAACACGAGGACACCAACCTGGCCTCCAGCACCAT tgttaaGGATGTGACTAACAAGGAGGTTCTTGGAATCCTGGTGTCCTACAGGGTCAAAGTCAAACTGGTAATATCTCGTGGAGG GCTGCTGAGTGGCGTGTTAGAAAG AGATGTGTCGGTGGAGCTGCCCTTCGTCTTAATGCACCCTAAACCCACAGAACTGCCCATATCCCGCCCACAGTCAG CTGTGCCGTATTCGGACCCTCCCATCGACACCAACCTGATAGAATTTGAAACAAA TTTCTCCCAAGACGACGACTTTGTGTTCGAGGACTTTGCTCGCCTGCGGCTCAAAGGAATGGCTGACGACAAGGACGACGACTGCTAG
- the LOC123999088 gene encoding arrestin red cell isoform X4 — MGDKAGTRVFKKSSPNCKVTVYLGKRDFVDHLDQVDPVDGVILVDPEYLKDRKVFVTLTCAFRYGREDLDVLGLSFRKDLYISTFQAFPPIAEERKANSRLQERLLKKLGQQAHPFYFTIPQNLPCSVTLQPGPEDTGKACGVDFEIRAFCAKSIEEKIHKRNSVRLVIRKVQYAPEKPGPQPMVETTRSFLMSDRSLHLEASLDKELYYHGEPISVNVHVTNNSTKTVKRLKISVRQYADICLFSTAQYKCPVAQVEADDQVSSSSTFCKVYTLTPTLDKNREKRGLALDGKLKHEDTNLASSTIVKDVTNKEVLGILVSYRVKVKLVISRGGDVSVELPFVLMHPKPTELPISRPQSAVPYSDPPIDTNLIEFETNFSQDDDFVFEDFARLRLKGMADDKDDDC; from the exons ATGGGGGATAAGGCCGGCACCAG AGTCTTTAAGAAGTCAAGCCCCAACTGCAAG GTCACAGTATACCTGGGAAAGAGAGACTTTGTGGATCACCTTGACCAGGTGGACCCAGTCG ATGGTGTGATCCTAGTGGACCCTGAGTATCTGAAAGACAGGAAAG TGTTTGTGACCCTGACGTGTGCGTTCCGCTACGGCCGTGAGGACCTGGACGTGCTGGGCCTGTCTTTCCGGAAAGATCTGTACATCTCCACCTTCCAGGCCTTCCCCCCCATCGCAGAGGAACGCAAAGCCAACAGCCGCCTGCAGGAGAGACTACTGAAGAAACTGGGCCAGCAGGCACACCCCTTCTACTTCACT ATTCCCCAGAACCTGCCGTGCTCAGTCACCTTACAGCCAGGACCAGAGGACACAGGGAAG GCATGTGGGGTTGACTTTGAGATCAGAGCGTTCTGTGCCAAATCGATAGAGGAGAAGATTCACAAACG gaaCTCTGTGCGGCTGGTGATCCGTAAGGTGCAGTATGCCCCAGAGAAGCCTGGGCCTCAGCCCATGGTGGAGACCACACGGAGCTTCCTCATGTCGGACCGCTCACTACACCTGGAGGCCTCTCTGGATAAAGAGCTCTACTACCATGGAGAACCCATCAGCGTGAACGTTCATGTCACCAACAACTCTACCAAGACTGTCAAAAGACTCAAAATCTCAG TGCGACAGTATGCTGATATCTGTCTGTTCAGTACGGCTCAGTACAAGTGTCCAGTGGCTCAGGTGGAGGCAGA TGACCAGGTGTCGTCTAGCTCTACGTTCTGTAAGGTGTACACCCTCACACCCACGCTAGACAAGAACCGAGAGAAGAGAGGCCTTGCCCTGGACGGAAAGCTCAAACACGAGGACACCAACCTGGCCTCCAGCACCAT tgttaaGGATGTGACTAACAAGGAGGTTCTTGGAATCCTGGTGTCCTACAGGGTCAAAGTCAAACTGGTAATATCTCGTGGAGG AGATGTGTCGGTGGAGCTGCCCTTCGTCTTAATGCACCCTAAACCCACAGAACTGCCCATATCCCGCCCACAGTCAG CTGTGCCGTATTCGGACCCTCCCATCGACACCAACCTGATAGAATTTGAAACAAA TTTCTCCCAAGACGACGACTTTGTGTTCGAGGACTTTGCTCGCCTGCGGCTCAAAGGAATGGCTGACGACAAGGACGACGACTGCTAG